The Desulfobacterales bacterium genome segment GATGAGCAGGGCAAGGTGGATGACATCGATCATCTCGGCAACCGGCGGGTCCGCACGGTGGGCGAACTGGTGGAGAACCAGTACCGGATCGGCCTGGTGCGGATGGAGCGGGCCATCCGGGAACGGATGACCCTCCAGGAAGTGGAAACCCTGATGCCCCATGACCTGATCAATCCCAAGCCGATCACCTCGGCGATCAAGGAATTTTTCGGGACCAGTCAGCTCTCCCAGTTCATGGATCAGACCAACCCGCTCTCCGAGGTTACCCATAAACGGCGGTTGAGCGCCCTCGGGCCCGGGGGACTCTCCAGGGAGCGCGCCGGTTTCGAGGTCCGGGACGTACACCCCACCCATTACGGCCGGATCTGCCCGGTGGAGACCCCGGAGGGGCCTAATATCGGCCTGATCGTCTCGTTGGCAGCCTATGCCCGGGTGAACCGGTTCGGGTTCATCGAGACCCCCTACCGGCTGGTCAAGGACCGCAAGGTTACCGATGAGATCGAGTATATCACCGCCCTTGAGGAACGGGACCATATCATTGCCCCGGCCAAGACCGAACTGGATGATAAGAAACAGATCGCCGAGGACAACCTCATTGTCCGGCAGGAAGGCGAGGTGATCATTGCCACCGGCGACCAGGTCACCATGATGGATGTGGCGCCCAACCAGCTGGTCAGCGTGGCCACGGCCCTGATCCCCTTTCTTGAGAACGATGACGCCAACCGCGCCCTGATGGGCTCGAACATGCAGCGGCAGGCCGTGCCCCTGCTGCGGACCACCTCGCCGCTGGTCGGTACCGGACTGGAGCGGGTGGTTGCCCGGGATTCAGCGGCCTGTCTCCTTGCCGCCGGCCCCGGGGTCATCGAGGGGGTGGATGCCAACCGGATCGTGGTCCACTATGACGAACCGGACACCGATGGCTGCAATACCGGGATCGCGGTATACCGGCTGAGCAAATTCAAGAAGTCGAACCAGAACACCTGCTTTACCCAGAAACCCCTGGTCCTGCCCGGGCAGCGGGTGAACAAGGGCGATGTCCTGGCTGACGGCCCTTCCTGCGAACTGGGCGAACTGGCCCTGGGCCGGAACGTGACCATCGCCTTCATGCCGTGGCGGGGCTATAATTTCGAGGATTCGATCCTGGTCAGCGAGCGGTTGATCAAGGAAGATGCCTATACCTCGGTCCATGTGGAGGTTTTTGAGACCATGGCCCGGGATACCAAACTCGGCCGTGAGGAGATCACCAGGGATATTCCCAATGTCGGCGAAGAGGCGCTCAAGAATCTTGACGAGAGCGGGATCGTCCGGGTCGGCGCCGAGGTCAAGCCCGGTGACACCCTGGTCGGCAAGGTGACTCCCAAGGGCGAGACCATGTTGTCGCCCGAGGAGAAGTTGCTGCGGGCGATCTTCGGCGACAAGGCCAGCGATGTCAAGGATTCTTCCCTCAGGGTGCCGCCCGGGGTCGAGGGAGTGGTGATCGATGCCAAGGTCTTTTCCCGCCGCGGGGTGGACAAGGACGAACGGTCGCTCCTGATCGAGGATTATGAGGTCGAGCGGCTGACCCGGGACATGAACGATGAACTCAACTGCATGAAAAAGGCCCTGCGCGACCGGTTGACCGAACTGCTGGTCAACAAGGTTTGCAAGGCGCCGCTGCTCGGCCCGGATGGCACGGTTGTCTTGGCCAAGGGCCGGAAGTTCACTGCCGCGGCCATTGAAAACGCTGATTTCTCCGCCCTGCGGGGGATCGATTTTTCGACCTGGAAGAGCCACCAGGAGGAGATGGAGCTGCTCTTTTCCCGCTACCGCGAGCAGGCCAAACAGGTGCGGGCCCGGTATGAAGGGATCATTGCCCGGCATCGCAAGGGTGACGATCTGCCTCCCGGGGTGATCCGGATGGTCAAGGTCTATATCGCGGTCAAGCGCAAACTGGCGGTGGGTGACAAGATGGCCGGCCGGCACGGCAACAAGGGGGTCGTCTCCCGGATCCTGCCGGAAGAGGATCTGCCCTTTTTCGCCGACGGCACCCCGGTGGATATTGTGCTTAATCCCCTGGGCGTTCCCTCCCGGATGAACGTCGGCCAGGTGCTGGAGGCCCACCTCGGCCTGGCGGCCAGGAAGCTGGGCGAACAGATCCAGCAATTTGCCGAAAAACATGAGCTGGCCGCGGTCAAGAAAAAGCTCAAGAAGGTCTATTCCGCCGGGGAATACAAGGCGCTCACCGCCGGACTCTCCGACGCTGAACTCCTTGCCCAGGCCCGCAAGATGGGTAACGGCCTTCATATGGCGACCCCGGTTTTCGACGGGGCCTCGGAGCAGGAGATCAGGAGCCTGCTGGTTGAGAGCGGGATGAGTGAGTCCGGCCAGGCCACCCTCTACGACGGCCTGACCGGCGACCCATTCGACCGGCCGGTGACCGTGGGGGTGATGTATATCCTCAAGCTTCACCACCTGGTGGACAACAAGATCCATGCCCGGTCCACCGGTCCCTACTCGCTGGTGACCCAGCAGCCCCTGGGCGGTAAGGCCCAGTTCGGCGGGCAGCGGCTGGGCGAGATGGAGGTCTGGGCCATGGAGGCCTACGGGGCCGCCTATACCCTGAAGGAGTTCCTGACCGTCAAGTCCGATGACGTGGAGGGACGGACCACCATGTATGAGAATATTGTCAAGGGCAAGAATTTCCTGGAGACCGGATTGCCCGAGTCGTTCCACGTTCTGATCAAGGAACTGCAGGGACTGTGTCTGGATGTCGAACTGCTGGATGAGTAACAGGGAACCCGGAACCCGGTCCTTCCGCCCTCTTCAGGGGGGCGGTCTTCAGCGCCCAAAAAATTTATAAAAAGGTGTAGCCGTGGAAGATCTTTTCAGCTTTTTTGCCAAAGCCAAGGCGCCTGTTAATTTTAAATCCGTAAAAATATCCCTGGCCTCGCCCGGCAAAATCCGGGACTGGTCGCACGGGGAGGTCAAGAAGCCGGAGACCATCAATTACCGGACCTTCAAGCCGGAACGGGACGGACTCTTCTGTGCCAAGATATTCGGTCCGGTCAAGGACTATGAGTGCAACTGCGGCAAGTACAAGCGGATGAAACACCGCGGCGTGGTCTGCGAGAAATGCGGGGTCGAGGTCATCCAGTCCAAGGTCAGGCGGGAACGTCTCGGTCATATCAAGCTGGCCGCGCCGGTGGCCCACATCTGGTTCCTGAAGAGTCTGCCCAGTAAAATCGGCAGCCTGCTCGACATGACCTTGAAGGAGTTGGAGCGGGTCCTGTACTTTGAATCCTATGTGGTGGTCTCCTCCGAGGAGCCCTCCCTGCCGCCGGCAACCCTGTTGAACGAGGACGGCTACCGCCAGGCGGTGGAAGAATTCCCGGGCAAGT includes the following:
- the rpoB gene encoding DNA-directed RNA polymerase subunit beta gives rise to the protein MNRVRKDFAKTGPIMDTPHLISMQRFSYEKFLQKGLAPDQREDTGLQAIFKSIFPISDFNGVCFLEFVRYTFGEPKYTVEECVERGMTYDVPIKITVRLVTYDTDPETGVQNIRDIKEQEVYLGSVPLMTRDGVFVVNGTERVIVSQLQRSPGLFYSHDNGRTHASGKLLYSARIIPVRGSWIDLEFDIKDILYVRIDRRRKFPVTTLLRALGYSPEELLRYFYKVEKLVVKRKKFKKVFDLELLLGQRATQDLIHPETGDVLVKKGRKISKAAGRKLAGAGIDLLDVELDELVGKFVAHDVVAPGTGEMILPCNGELTETVLTSMLDAKVKQFEVLFIDGANVTDAFRKTLTLDKVTTTEEALLEIYRRLRPSSPPTKEVATSFFNNLFFNPGTYDLSEVGRFKINAKLKVDTDIAVRTLTKDDIMEAVRYLVRLKDEQGKVDDIDHLGNRRVRTVGELVENQYRIGLVRMERAIRERMTLQEVETLMPHDLINPKPITSAIKEFFGTSQLSQFMDQTNPLSEVTHKRRLSALGPGGLSRERAGFEVRDVHPTHYGRICPVETPEGPNIGLIVSLAAYARVNRFGFIETPYRLVKDRKVTDEIEYITALEERDHIIAPAKTELDDKKQIAEDNLIVRQEGEVIIATGDQVTMMDVAPNQLVSVATALIPFLENDDANRALMGSNMQRQAVPLLRTTSPLVGTGLERVVARDSAACLLAAGPGVIEGVDANRIVVHYDEPDTDGCNTGIAVYRLSKFKKSNQNTCFTQKPLVLPGQRVNKGDVLADGPSCELGELALGRNVTIAFMPWRGYNFEDSILVSERLIKEDAYTSVHVEVFETMARDTKLGREEITRDIPNVGEEALKNLDESGIVRVGAEVKPGDTLVGKVTPKGETMLSPEEKLLRAIFGDKASDVKDSSLRVPPGVEGVVIDAKVFSRRGVDKDERSLLIEDYEVERLTRDMNDELNCMKKALRDRLTELLVNKVCKAPLLGPDGTVVLAKGRKFTAAAIENADFSALRGIDFSTWKSHQEEMELLFSRYREQAKQVRARYEGIIARHRKGDDLPPGVIRMVKVYIAVKRKLAVGDKMAGRHGNKGVVSRILPEEDLPFFADGTPVDIVLNPLGVPSRMNVGQVLEAHLGLAARKLGEQIQQFAEKHELAAVKKKLKKVYSAGEYKALTAGLSDAELLAQARKMGNGLHMATPVFDGASEQEIRSLLVESGMSESGQATLYDGLTGDPFDRPVTVGVMYILKLHHLVDNKIHARSTGPYSLVTQQPLGGKAQFGGQRLGEMEVWAMEAYGAAYTLKEFLTVKSDDVEGRTTMYENIVKGKNFLETGLPESFHVLIKELQGLCLDVELLDE